The DNA segment GCAAATAGTGTAGATACTTTTTTTCCTGTAAATAGAATTTCACTTTTTTTCATCGTATATTTTCCTTTTATAAAATTTTAATAGTCTATCTTTTTATCTTTAATAAAAAGTTAATCTTAACTTCGCGATTTTACTGTAATTTTTCTAATATCAAAGAGTTCTTTTACTTTATCAACCATTTTTGAATTTAAAATATCATTTACTAATAACTCTTTTGATGACAAAGTCTCATTTGTAGCTTGTAAAATGCTAGCAACACAACCCGAACCAACCTCAATATCTTCTATCATTGAACCTATATCATTTTGAACATCTTTCTGCTCTTCTTGAACTCTATTTTCATCTTCTTCTTTAACTAAAGATTCATTTAGTATGGTGGCTTCTTCCTTTTTAAAATCTAGTTCCACATTTGAGCCAAAAACTTCTTGTGCAAAAGCTTTTATTATTCCAAAATGTTTATATAAGAGCTTTCTTTCTTCATCTTTTGCATATGAAATTATCTGTAGCACATTATTTGAAAAACCATTATAAATAAAGTTTTTCTCAAAACACTCACCTAATTCAAAATCTCTATCATAAACTTTTTCAGTTAATTTTGTATACAAATCAATTGATTCATCTCTTTCTTCAACAAAAGGAATATATTCTATCTCTTCTACTGGGTTATATAAAATTTCCTCAATTTTTTCTATTTCAACAGCACTTATCTCTTTTTTTGAAAAATCCTCTTCAGGCTTTATTGTAGGTAGTTCATCAAAAGGAGTTTGAAACTTTAAAGCAGGTATTGCATCTGCTATAATATTTAAGGAAGTAGTATTTGAAATCATTTTATCTTCAACTTCAATATTAACATTGATTTCTTTGCTTATACTTTCAACTTTTATCAAAGTTTCTATTGGTTCTTTTACAGATATAGGTTCTTCTAAAATATTTTCAATAACTTTTGCAACTTTAGTAGTTTCAGGTTTTGGTTCAATTTTTTCAATTTTATTTATAATATCATCTATTGATTTTAATTTTGTAGCTTCCATTAACTTCATAAAAGTCAATATTAAAACAAATGTACCATCACTATTTATTGCTAAAAGATGTTTTGCATCACTTAAAATTCTAAAAAATCTATCAAAAAGAATAATATCAAATCTTCTATCTTTTAAAATCATTTTATCTTTTAAAAATAGAATCATTTCATCTATTACTTGAGTAGTTTCATAGATTTCTAACTCTTTTAAAATATCGTTTATATCACCTTGATTTAAAATAATAGAAAAAATTGCTTCCATCTTTTCTGGATTTATTAAACCTAACATCTCAACAACACTTTTACAATCTACTCTATTTTTTGAAAAAATAATTGCTTGATCAAGTAAAGTCAATGTGTCTCTTAAACTTCCCTGCCCTCCTCGAGCTAAAATATTTAAAGCATCTTTTTCAAAATCTATTTTTTCTTCATGCAAAATATGACTTAAATGATGAACAACATCATTTTGAGATATTTTATTAAATCTAAAATGTTGAGTTCTACTAAGTATTGTTGCAGGTAATTTTAAAGCATCAGTAGTTGCAAGTATAAATTTAACAAAACCTGGAGGTTCTTCAAGAGTTTTAAGTAATGCATTAAATGCTTGAGTAGTAAGCATATGAACTTCATCAATAATAAAAACTTTAAATCTAGCAAGACTTGGTTTATATTTTGTATGTTCAATTAACTCTTTGATATCATCTATTCCTCTATTACTAGCTGCATCCATTTCTATAATGTCAAGATGTTTTCCATTATTTGCACTTGCACAGTTTTCACAAACTTCACAAGGTTTACTTGTTGGTCCTTTTTCACATAAAAGTGCTTTAGCCATAATTCTAGCTGTACTAGTTTTACCACTTCCTCTTAATCCTGAAAATAAATAAGCATGTGAAAGTCTTGAGCTATCAAGTGCAAGGCTTAATGTTTGAGAAACTGTGCTTTGCCCAATTAAATCTTCAAATCTTTTTGGCCTATACTTTAATGCCAAAACTCTATCTTGAATACTACTCATATTTCACACTTCCTTATTTCAAATTTTCTCTTTTTTAATATGGCTTTTACCATATCACTATTTATAGTTCCTGTATATAAAACTAAAATATCCAAATCCCCCTCATTTATGTGCCCCGCATTTTGACTTAAAATCATAAGTCTTTTTGCTATTGCATCCCCCGTATCTATCAATAATACATCTTCTCCCATGATATCTTTAATAGTATTTTTAACTAAAGGATAATGTGTACAACCTAAAACTATTGTATCAACATTATTATGAAGCATTGGTTTTAACCAATTTTCAAGCATATCATAAGTTTGTAAAGTAGAAGTTTCTCCTTTCTCAATTTGCTGAACTAGACCTACACAAGCTTGTTCATAAAGCTTTACATCATGCGTTTTAGTAAGTTCATCAACTAATAATCGATATTTTTCACCTTTTAAAGTAGAAGCTGTAGCCAAAATACCAATATTTCCAGTTTTTGTTTTACTTATTGCTGGTTTAATTCCTGGTTCTATACCAATTATTATCAAAAATGGAAACTTATCTCTTAAATGTTTTATTATAACTGATGTTGCTGTATTACATGCTACAACTAGTGCATCTATTCCATAATTTTCTAGTAAAAATTTTGTTATTTTGTCACATCTAACAAATATTTCTTCTTTACTTTTATCTCCATAAGGTGCATACATAGTGTCTGCTATATAAAATATTTCTGCACCTTTTAATGTTTTTGCAATAGCATTTAATACAGTTAAACCACCAAGGCCTGAGTCAAAAAGTCCTACTTTCAAATATTTCCTTATTGAAAAATTGGCAAAATTATAGCTAAAAAGATATAACTAAATTGTTAAAAAGGTTTGAGTTAATAGTAGATATTTCACAAATTGAAAACTTAAAATTTTAATTGAACTAAAGGAAATGACATTTAAGTTTTCAAATTTGATTATTATATTTTGTGTAGTTTTATAGTAAAGAAAGTTTTTTATAAACCTAAGGAAAAATCCTTAAGTTTTGATATTATATTTATCAAATAATACCTTGTTCTATCATAGCATCAGCTACTCTTCTGAATCCAGCAATATTTGCTCCTAAAACAAAGTTTGTAGGCTCACCAAATTCTTCAGCAGTTTTGCTTACTCTTTGAAAAATTCCATACATAATTTGCTCTAACTTAGCATCAACTTCTTCAAAAGTCCAAGAAATCATTGCTGCATTTTGTGCCATTTCTAATTGACTTGTAGCAACACCACCAGCATTTGCAGCTTTTCCTGGTCCATAAGCAATTTTTTCTGCAACAAAATATTCAACTGCTTCATTTGTTGATGGCATATTAGCACCTTCACTTACACATTTACAACCATTTTTAATAAGTTCTTTAGCATCTTCTAAATTTAACTCATTTTGAGTTGCACTTGGGAAAGCAGCATAACAAGGAACAGACCAAACTGCATTTCTTCCTTTTGGATAATCTTCAACAGGAATATATTTTGCATTTTTTCTATATTTTACATATTCTGTAAGTCTTGCTCTTTGATTCTCTTTTAACTCTTTTAATAAGTCTAAATCAATTCCCTCTTCGTCTAAAATCATACCTTTTGAATCACTACAAGTAATTGGTAATGCACCTAAATGATAAAGTTTTTCAATAGTATAAATGGCAACGTTTCCTGATCCAGAAACTACACATCTTTTACCTTTTAAAGTTTCTCCTCTAGCATCTAACATATTTTTTGCAAAATATACACAACCATATCCAGTTGCCTCTGTTCTAGCTAGTGATCCACCCCATTTTAAAGATTTACCAGTTAAAGTCCCATCATACACATTTGCAAGTTTTTTATACATACCAAACATATATCCAATTTCTCTTCCACCAACTCCAATATCCCCTGCAGGAACGTCTGTTGTTGAACCGATATGTCTATGTAATTCAGTCATGAAAGCTTGACAAAATGCCATTATTTCATTGTCACTTTTCCCTTTTGGATCAAAGTCACTTCCACCTTTTCCACCACCAATTTGAAGACCAGTTAAAGCATTTTTAAAGATTTGTTCAAATCCTAAAAATTTAATAATTCCAGTATTTACCGTTGGGTGAAATCTTAACCCACCTTTGTATGGTCCTAAAGTCGAACTAAATTGGATTCTATACCCTTTATTGATTTGGATCTCACCTTTATCATCAACCCATGTAACTCTAAACATGATTTGTCTTTCAGGTTCAACTAATCTTTCTAAAACTTTATTATCTTTATATTTTGGATATTTTTCAAATAGTGGTTCTAGTGAGTGTAAAACTTCTTCAGCAGCTTGATGAAACTCATCTTGCCCAGGACTTGTTCTTTTTAGATAATCTAAAAGTTCGTTGATATTTGCCATTTTCCTTCCTTTTGTTCAAATTTCGGAGAAGGATTGTATCAGAGTTTTTATTTAATTTTGTTTAAATTTCAAGTAAAATATCTACAATTTTATAAATATTTTACTTTTTTAGACATTTTTAAGCTAAAATAAAGTTTTATTCATTCATAGATGCAAAAAATTCTTCGTTATTTTTTGTTTTTTGCATTTTTGAATATAAGAATTTAAGTGCTTCAACTTCATCCATTTGCGAAATAGCATTTCTTAAAATCCATGTTTTTTGTAATATATCTGAAGATAAAAGAAGTTCTTCTTTTCTTGTACCTGATTTAATGATATCAAGAGCTGGATATACCCTTTTATTTGCAGCATTTCTACTTAGCACTACTTCAGAGTTACCTGTTCCTTTAAATTCTTCAAAAATAACTTCATCCATTTTTGAACCTGTTTCTATTAAAGCAGTTGATACAATAGTTAAACTTCCACCTTCTTCAATGTTTCTAGCTGCTCCAAAAAATCTTTTTGGTTTATGAAGTGCATTTGCATCAACTCCACCAGAAAGAACTTTTCCAGAACTTGGAGTTACAGTATTGTAAGCTCTGGCTAGTCTAGTAATTGAATCAAGTAATATAACAACATCTTTTTTCATTTCAACAAGTCTTTTTGCTTTTTCAATAACAATTTCAGCAACTCTTACATGATTTTGAGCAGGTAAATCAAATGTTGAACTGTAAACTTCACCTTTTACACTTCTTTGCATATCAGTAACTTCTTCTGGTCTTTCATCTATTAATAGAACCATTAAAGTAACTTCTGGATGATTTTTACTTATTGCATGAGCTAGTTCTTTTAATAATTCTGTTTTACCAGTTTTTGGTGGAGCAACAATCAATCCTCTTTGACCTCTCCCCATAGGAGCAAATAAATCAAGCATTCTTCCTGTCATTTTTTGTGATTCATATTCAAAATTAAATTTTTTTGTTGAGTACAAAGGAGTTAAGTTATCAAATAATGGTCTATTTTTTGAATCTTTTACGGGAAGATAATTTATAGCTTCAATTTTTAAAAGGGCATTATACTTCTCACTATCTTTATTTGGAGGTCTAACTTGCCCAGTTACAATATCACCTGTTCTTAATGCAAATTTTCTAATTTGTGTAGCACTTACATAAGAGTCATTTGAAGTATCTGAAAAATTTCCATCAATTGCTCTTAAAAATCCAAAGCCACCTTCTTTTATTTCTAAAATTCCTGTAAAAAGAATAAATCCACCAGCATCAATTTGAGATGCAAGTATCATAAACATTAAATCTTGTCTTTTTAATTCTTGAGGATTTTCAACATCTAGATCATTTGCAATGTCAAGAAGAGTTTCTATAGGTAACTCTCTTAGTTGTTCTATCTTGTAACCATCAACAGGTATATGTGTTCTTGTTTTTTTTGTAGTTTTTGATTTTATTTCTTCTTTAGACTCTTCCATGAGTATATTTGCCTTTGATTTCACATAAAATTATGTAGTTTTGTAGTTTTTTTGAGATTTTTTTTAAAAGTAAAAGGACAATTTTAGTTAATATTTCTAAATTTGTCAAGAAAATAAAAAAGGGATACTAAAATTTAGTATCCCTTCATTTAAACAGATATTATAATTTACCTTCATTTTTAGCTAAGTAATTAGCTACACCATCTTTATCTGCTTTCATTCCTTCATCACCTTTTTGCCATCCTGCTGGGCATACTTCACCATATTCATTTGTAAACAACATTGCATCTACCATTCTGATCATCTCATCTACATTTCTTCCTAATGGTAAATCATTAACTACTGCATGTCTTACTGTTCCATCTTTATCTATTAAGAAAGATCCTCTTAATGCAACAGACTCACCAAATAAAACATCATAATCTTTTGCAATTTGTTTATTTAAGTCTGCTACCATTGGAAATTTAACTCTTCCAATTCCACCATTTTCAACTGCAGTTTCTCTCCATGCGAAGTGAGAGAATTGAGAATCTACTGAACAACCAATTACATTAATTCCTCTTGCTTTAAATTCATCTGTTCTTTTTGAGAATGCAATAATTTCTGATGGACATACGAATGTAAAGTCTAGTGGCCAGAAAAATAAGATTGCCCCTTTTTCTCCAATATTTTTATATAAGTTAAAATCTTCTACTATTGTTCCATCAGCTAACACTGCCGTTGCTGTAAAATCTGGTGCTTTTTTTGTTACTAACATATTCTATTCCTTTTATTTAATTTTTTATATGCTGAAATTGTATCAAATAAAATTTATATTTAGCTTAAAAATAAAAATATTTATTTAATAATAATTTTTATCATCTATTGCAAAATTAAAGTTAATTTTATATATTGTTTGTTAAAGTTATCCAAAATTATTTAGGAGAACTAAAATGGCTGTTTTAATTACTGATATTTGTATCAGCTGTGATGCTTGTTTAGACGAATGTCCAGTTGGTGCCATAGTTGATAATGATGATAATCCAACAGGTGAAGATATATATTATGTATATAAAGATAAGTGTGTAGAGTGTGTAGGACATAACGATGCCCCAGCATGTGCAGATGCATGTCCAACAGAAGGTTGTATAGTTTGGGATGAAGTTGGTTCAAGTAAAATTGAAAAAGACGATAGAGGAACTGCAGGAACTCCTGTAATTGAATAATTTCAAAACATTTTAAATAAATTATTATAAAGACAAGTATTTTTTACTTGTCTTTTTTTATTTTTTTCGATATAATCCGCGACTTAAAAATTTAAAGAGGATAAAAGATGGAACAAACGTTATCAATCATCAAACCAGATGCTGTAGCAAAAAATGTAGTTGGAAAAATCTTAGACAGATTTGAATCAGCTGGTTTAAGAATTGCTGCTACAAAAAAATTACAACTTTCAAAAGCAGATGCAGAAGCATTCTATGCTGTTCATGCAAGTAGACCTTTCTTCAAAGATTTAGTTGAATTCATGATCTCTGGACCAGTTGTAGTTTCTGTTTTAGAAGGTAAAAATGCAATGGCTAAAAATAGAGAATTAATGGGTGCAACAAATCCAAAAGAAGCTGCTGCTGGTACAATCAGAGCAGATTTTGCTGATTCAATTGATGCAAATGCAGTTCACGGTTCAGATTCATTAGAAAATGCTGCAATAGAAATTGCTTTCTTTTTTGCACAAAGAGAAATTTGTTAATAATATATGAAAATAGAGTTTAAAAAAGTACCAACTACAAAAAAAGAATTAGAAACTTCTTTTAATTCAGTTAAAATTGAAGGTACTTTTTGTAGAATTTCATCATCTTTAGTAAAAATTGAAGCAAATCTAAAGGGCATAATTGATATCGATTGCTCTAGATGTGGGTCTTCTGAACCTTTTTCACTTGATGAACAGTTAAAACTTCTTCTGAGTGATGGAGTATATAAAGGTGACGATGAAGAATTTTTAGTAATAGAAATAGAAAATAGTTTGATTGACTTTGATGAAATAATTGAAAGTGAATTAAATAGTATAAAAAGTGATTATCATATTTGTAAAAACTGCTTAGAAGATAATCAGCTTTTCGAAAAAGAATTTTAAGGAGAATAATATGGCAGTACCAAAGAGAAGAGTATCACACTCAAGATCAGCAATGAGAAGAACTCATTACAAAATTACATTAAAAAAACCAGTTAAAGATAGTGATGGTTCTTGGAAAATGCCTCACATGGTAAATCCAAACACTGGTGAATATAAAAACTAATGTTGAAGATTGCAATTGATGCAATGGGTGGGGACTTCGGTCCTGAACCTATAGTTGAAGGGCTTATAGAAGCTCTTAGAAACAATATAAATTTTACAGCTATAGCTGTTGGAAATAAAGAAAAACTTTTAAAACTTATACCACCTACTTTCTTAAACAGAATAGAAATACTTGAATCAGAAGATGTAATCTCAATGCATGATAGTGCGACAGATGCATTAAAAAGAAAAGAATCAACAATTTATAAGGCAATTGAATTAGTACGTGAAGGTAAAGCTGATGCTGTTGTATCAGCAGGTCATTCAGGAGCTACTATGTCATTAGCTACATTAAGAATTGGAAGAATAAAAGGTGTTTCAAGACCTGCTATTGCTACACTAATGCCTACAAGTGAAAATCAAAACACATTAGTACTAGATGTTGGGGCAAATGTTGATAGCGATGCAAAAAATCTATTTGAATTTGCCATTATGGGTCAAGCTTATGCTCAATCTGTATTAAGACTTGATGAACCAATTATTGGATTATTAAGTAATGGTGAAGAAGAAAGTAAAGGGAATGAGGTAACAAAAGAAGCTTACAAGTTACTTTCAAAAATTCCTAATTTTGGTGGAAATGTAGAAGGTAGTGATATTTTCAAAGGTACTGTAGATGTTGTTGTTTGTGATGGTTTTGTAGGAAATATTCTACTTAAAACAGCTGAAGGTGTTGCAGACACTATTGGTAAAATTATTAAAAAAAGTTTGAAAAGATCACTCATTTCTATTGCTGGTGCAGTTTTAATGAGAAAAGTTTTCAAAAACTTAAAAGTAAGAGTTGATTATGCTGAATATGGTGGTGCTCCACTACTTGGTGTAAAAGCTCCTGTAATAATTTCCCATGGAAAATCAAACCCTAAAGCAATAAAAAATGCAATCTTTCAAGCAATAAATGCGGCTAGTTCAAACTTAGATAGTATTATTGAACAAAGATTAGTAAAATATAGTACTAAAGAAGATACTCTTTAATACTAAAGGAAAATGTAATGAATTATGCAGCTTTTAGATCAATTGGAGCTTATATACCACCTAGAATTATGTCAAATGCAGATTTTGAGAAAATCATTGACACTACTGATGAGTGGATTACAAAAAGAACTGGTATAAAGGAAAGAAGATTAGCTGAAAAAGATGAAGCACCTTCTGACTTAGGTACAAAAGCAGCTGAAGTTGCTATTTCTAGAGCAGGAATAAATAAAGAAGATATAGATTTAATAATCTGTGCTACTGTAACACCAGATTTTTTATGTATGCCATCTACTGCTTGTTTAATTGCATCAAAATTAAACTTACCTAATATTATGGCATTTGACGTAAGTGCTGCATGCACTGGTTTTGTTTATATTTTAGGTATTGCAAAAGCTTTTATTGAATCTGGCATGAAAAAAAATGTATTAATTATTGGTGCCGAGAAATATAGTTCTATCTTAAATTATGAAGATAGAACTACTTGTTTTATCTTTGGTGATGGAGCAGGAGCAGCTATTATTAGTGCAACAAATGATAAAAGTGAAGCAATTATTGATGTTCAATGTTCAAGTGATGGAACTTATGAAGACTTGATAAAAACTGCTGGTGGGGGAAGTAAAAATCCATGTTCACAAGAAGTTCTAGATTCAAAAATGGCTTGTATAAGTATGAAAGGTAATGAAACGTTTAAACTTGCTGTTAAAACTCTTACTTCAGATGTTGTAAAAATGCTTGAAAAACATGGACTTTCAAATAAAGACATTACTCACTTTATACCTCATCAAGCAAATTATAGAATCATAAAAGCAGTTGGTGAAGCTTTAAATATCAATGACGAACAAACAGTAGTTACTGTTGATAAATATGGTAACACATCAGCTGCATCAATACCTATGGCTATGAACTATGCGTTCGAGGAAGGTAGAATAAAATCAGGTGATACTATTTTATTTGATGCCTTTGGTGGTGGACTTACATGGGGAAGTGCTTTATTTAAGTTCTCTCCAAAAAAATAAAAAGTGGTTTAACACCACTTTTTAACTATTAAATTTTTTATTCTTAGGATTATTTTTAAATACATCTGCAGAATTTCTTGTTATTTTTTCTGACTTAAAACTATCTACTGCCGCTGTATGATTTATAAATATAACTTTATCTTCAACAATAATTTGTAAAATAGTGTAATAAGGCACTGTTAAAATACTACCTATATTTTCTTCACCAAAACCTGTTTCAAATGTTAAAAAACTATCATCTAAATTTATTGTACTATATGTGTAATTTGATAAAGAAAATAATGCAAAATGATTAATCTTATCCATTATATGTTTTGGTAGTTTTGGATTAAAACTTATTTTCTCAACATTTAAAACTATTGAAAATTTTTGATCTTTTAATAATAAAAAAGATAACTGCTCTTTAATTTGATTTTCAATCAATATTTTATAATCCAAACTCTCTACAATATCATCTAGCAAAATGTGTTCCTTTTAGAAAATTTTTGTTATTATATCTTATGAAACAGTTAATTATCCTTATTACACTTTTATCAAATTTTTTATTAGCTTATGAATTTAAATTAAATGAGAAAGACTATAAAACAATAAATAATTCAAATAAAAAATCTTTTATTGAAAAAAGATTACAAAAATATGATGAATTAAAAGTAAAAATTGAAAATTATGATTTAATAAGAAAGTTATCTCACACAAATACTTTTATAAACAAAATACTACCACAATTTGATAATAAAAGCTCTGGTATAGATGATTATTGGGCTACTCCAAAAGAGTTTCTAATAAATGGGCATGGTGATTGTGAAGATTACGCAATAGCAAAATACTTTACATTATTAGAATTAGGAATAAAAAAAGAAAATCTATATTTTGCAGTTGTTGACGTAAAAGCTAGAAATGGAAGTCACATGGTTTTATTATATAGTGAAAATAAAAATGAATCACCACTTGTTTTGGACAATTTGAGTTCACTTGTAATTCCACTTACAAGAAGAGTAGATTTAATTCCAAAATTTGCATTTAATGAAATAGATTCTTACTACTTAACAAATAAAAATTTTACAAAAAAAATAAATCTAAATTGGGGAAAAGAGAATAAATGGGAAAAACTTTTATATAGAGTTTATAATTTAAATGAATAATCATTTAATTCAATAAAATCTAACATTGCATTAAAAATTGCAATTTTCTTAGCTTTATATAACATGTTTAAAGATATATCTTTTTCTATAATCTTTTTATCTTCAATCAATCTAGCTCTTGTAGTTCCTTCTAATAAACATTTTTTTGAAGTAATCCAAATATCATCATAAAGTATTGCTATGTTTGCTATTGAAGTATCTGTAATAATTTCATCTTTTATAATAATAATATCATCACAATCTTCTCTTTTTTCATATAATTTATCTAAAGTATCTCTATTTAGATATTTTTTTGAATAATCTATATTGTCATCAAATATTATTTTAAAATTTTTAAATTCTCTTTTTTTATAAGTAAAATATTCAACATTTAAAATTTCATTGTCATCATAAACCAATTTACATCTTAAAAGCTCATTTGTTGGTGGATTAATATACTCTTGTAAATTTAAATTCTTCCCAATAGTTCTAGCAACTCTTTTATTGTGATAATCTAAATTATAAACTTCAAAATCTTCACATTTGATTGTTTCAAAATACATATTAACCTCTTTAAAATGGTAAATAAACTTTATTTATAAGTTCTTCATATTCAAGTTTTTCATCACTATCAATAGTAATTCCACCCCCACTCTTATAAAAAAGTTCATTTTTAATATTTTCAATAAATCTTATTAAAACAAAACTTTGAAGATTTTCTCCATCAAAAATTCCAAAAATTCCTGTATAAAAACCTCTATCATAATTTTCAATTTTTTTTAAAATATCAACCGTTGATTTTTTAGGTGTTCCTGTAATAGAACCAGCAGGAAGAAGATCTAAAAATATATCTCCTAAA comes from the Aliarcobacter cibarius genome and includes:
- the gdhA gene encoding NADP-specific glutamate dehydrogenase, which produces MANINELLDYLKRTSPGQDEFHQAAEEVLHSLEPLFEKYPKYKDNKVLERLVEPERQIMFRVTWVDDKGEIQINKGYRIQFSSTLGPYKGGLRFHPTVNTGIIKFLGFEQIFKNALTGLQIGGGKGGSDFDPKGKSDNEIMAFCQAFMTELHRHIGSTTDVPAGDIGVGGREIGYMFGMYKKLANVYDGTLTGKSLKWGGSLARTEATGYGCVYFAKNMLDARGETLKGKRCVVSGSGNVAIYTIEKLYHLGALPITCSDSKGMILDEEGIDLDLLKELKENQRARLTEYVKYRKNAKYIPVEDYPKGRNAVWSVPCYAAFPSATQNELNLEDAKELIKNGCKCVSEGANMPSTNEAVEYFVAEKIAYGPGKAANAGGVATSQLEMAQNAAMISWTFEEVDAKLEQIMYGIFQRVSKTAEEFGEPTNFVLGANIAGFRRVADAMIEQGII
- a CDS encoding DUF362 domain-containing protein, whose amino-acid sequence is MAVLITDICISCDACLDECPVGAIVDNDDNPTGEDIYYVYKDKCVECVGHNDAPACADACPTEGCIVWDEVGSSKIEKDDRGTAGTPVIE
- the plsX gene encoding phosphate acyltransferase PlsX gives rise to the protein MLKIAIDAMGGDFGPEPIVEGLIEALRNNINFTAIAVGNKEKLLKLIPPTFLNRIEILESEDVISMHDSATDALKRKESTIYKAIELVREGKADAVVSAGHSGATMSLATLRIGRIKGVSRPAIATLMPTSENQNTLVLDVGANVDSDAKNLFEFAIMGQAYAQSVLRLDEPIIGLLSNGEEESKGNEVTKEAYKLLSKIPNFGGNVEGSDIFKGTVDVVVCDGFVGNILLKTAEGVADTIGKIIKKSLKRSLISIAGAVLMRKVFKNLKVRVDYAEYGGAPLLGVKAPVIISHGKSNPKAIKNAIFQAINAASSNLDSIIEQRLVKYSTKEDTL
- the rho gene encoding transcription termination factor Rho, with translation MEESKEEIKSKTTKKTRTHIPVDGYKIEQLRELPIETLLDIANDLDVENPQELKRQDLMFMILASQIDAGGFILFTGILEIKEGGFGFLRAIDGNFSDTSNDSYVSATQIRKFALRTGDIVTGQVRPPNKDSEKYNALLKIEAINYLPVKDSKNRPLFDNLTPLYSTKKFNFEYESQKMTGRMLDLFAPMGRGQRGLIVAPPKTGKTELLKELAHAISKNHPEVTLMVLLIDERPEEVTDMQRSVKGEVYSSTFDLPAQNHVRVAEIVIEKAKRLVEMKKDVVILLDSITRLARAYNTVTPSSGKVLSGGVDANALHKPKRFFGAARNIEEGGSLTIVSTALIETGSKMDEVIFEEFKGTGNSEVVLSRNAANKRVYPALDIIKSGTRKEELLLSSDILQKTWILRNAISQMDEVEALKFLYSKMQKTKNNEEFFASMNE
- a CDS encoding peroxiredoxin — encoded protein: MLVTKKAPDFTATAVLADGTIVEDFNLYKNIGEKGAILFFWPLDFTFVCPSEIIAFSKRTDEFKARGINVIGCSVDSQFSHFAWRETAVENGGIGRVKFPMVADLNKQIAKDYDVLFGESVALRGSFLIDKDGTVRHAVVNDLPLGRNVDEMIRMVDAMLFTNEYGEVCPAGWQKGDEGMKADKDGVANYLAKNEGKL
- a CDS encoding beta-ketoacyl-ACP synthase III, with protein sequence MNYAAFRSIGAYIPPRIMSNADFEKIIDTTDEWITKRTGIKERRLAEKDEAPSDLGTKAAEVAISRAGINKEDIDLIICATVTPDFLCMPSTACLIASKLNLPNIMAFDVSAACTGFVYILGIAKAFIESGMKKNVLIIGAEKYSSILNYEDRTTCFIFGDGAGAAIISATNDKSEAIIDVQCSSDGTYEDLIKTAGGGSKNPCSQEVLDSKMACISMKGNETFKLAVKTLTSDVVKMLEKHGLSNKDITHFIPHQANYRIIKAVGEALNINDEQTVVTVDKYGNTSAASIPMAMNYAFEEGRIKSGDTILFDAFGGGLTWGSALFKFSPKK
- a CDS encoding DNA polymerase III subunit gamma/tau produces the protein MSSIQDRVLALKYRPKRFEDLIGQSTVSQTLSLALDSSRLSHAYLFSGLRGSGKTSTARIMAKALLCEKGPTSKPCEVCENCASANNGKHLDIIEMDAASNRGIDDIKELIEHTKYKPSLARFKVFIIDEVHMLTTQAFNALLKTLEEPPGFVKFILATTDALKLPATILSRTQHFRFNKISQNDVVHHLSHILHEEKIDFEKDALNILARGGQGSLRDTLTLLDQAIIFSKNRVDCKSVVEMLGLINPEKMEAIFSIILNQGDINDILKELEIYETTQVIDEMILFLKDKMILKDRRFDIILFDRFFRILSDAKHLLAINSDGTFVLILTFMKLMEATKLKSIDDIINKIEKIEPKPETTKVAKVIENILEEPISVKEPIETLIKVESISKEINVNIEVEDKMISNTTSLNIIADAIPALKFQTPFDELPTIKPEEDFSKKEISAVEIEKIEEILYNPVEEIEYIPFVEERDESIDLYTKLTEKVYDRDFELGECFEKNFIYNGFSNNVLQIISYAKDEERKLLYKHFGIIKAFAQEVFGSNVELDFKKEEATILNESLVKEEDENRVQEEQKDVQNDIGSMIEDIEVGSGCVASILQATNETLSSKELLVNDILNSKMVDKVKELFDIRKITVKSRS
- the ndk gene encoding nucleoside-diphosphate kinase — translated: MEQTLSIIKPDAVAKNVVGKILDRFESAGLRIAATKKLQLSKADAEAFYAVHASRPFFKDLVEFMISGPVVVSVLEGKNAMAKNRELMGATNPKEAAAGTIRADFADSIDANAVHGSDSLENAAIEIAFFFAQREIC
- a CDS encoding DUF177 domain-containing protein yields the protein MKIEFKKVPTTKKELETSFNSVKIEGTFCRISSSLVKIEANLKGIIDIDCSRCGSSEPFSLDEQLKLLLSDGVYKGDDEEFLVIEIENSLIDFDEIIESELNSIKSDYHICKNCLEDNQLFEKEF
- the rpmF gene encoding 50S ribosomal protein L32, which gives rise to MAVPKRRVSHSRSAMRRTHYKITLKKPVKDSDGSWKMPHMVNPNTGEYKN
- the murI gene encoding glutamate racemase, with translation MKVGLFDSGLGGLTVLNAIAKTLKGAEIFYIADTMYAPYGDKSKEEIFVRCDKITKFLLENYGIDALVVACNTATSVIIKHLRDKFPFLIIIGIEPGIKPAISKTKTGNIGILATASTLKGEKYRLLVDELTKTHDVKLYEQACVGLVQQIEKGETSTLQTYDMLENWLKPMLHNNVDTIVLGCTHYPLVKNTIKDIMGEDVLLIDTGDAIAKRLMILSQNAGHINEGDLDILVLYTGTINSDMVKAILKKRKFEIRKCEI